A stretch of Imperialibacter roseus DNA encodes these proteins:
- a CDS encoding M56 family metallopeptidase: protein MNMLRPYLSDTLVQALGWTFLHSLWVGALLSVIFLGVRWIMKSYSAQSKYVAGLSFLSLLPAIMLLIFVYTFNELAHVSPSSTPEMEVGTTQLAEFTTGAADVVSQTAEVPFYVGWLDEIRTYYFYKYHSFLVTVWLIGVALLSAQNIGGYFYSGRLRKQGLLEPGEELIKAFNSLLKASGVSKGVLLMESLLVKAPVLVGYFKPVILLPIGLASSLSASEVEAILAHEIAHIRRHDFLVNILQCCVEVLFFYHPGVWVIGSAIRSERENCCDDIAVRLSGNSMSLALALTHVEEWKLTSNVALGFSGNRNSLLNRIKRIINDKTMKAQNRDGNLLAIAIIAGLCLSTLTALKGIDYEMVQEIPAQEEVAQEPIEVEPAIEMTEPVQSEEPFVVAEVEPVEEREATVAVVVSADTLIQGEAAPLPALAPVSDRASMLPLPGTPPLPPMDAVLQAGSPDMYSLAAPRARWSYSQSADRVWEAAATGSDTVVWDAPAPADTREFAMHMQDMAREMAHMQEHMAREMAERAVEMSKAAENMSLHHEEMASEMARHQQEMAEEMAERHREMAEKHALMAQEFGEKHQEEMLKHQEEMMNEQKKMFAIQQTEMKKMEAEMRLHEEKMKVFEKELRSELVKDGIISLKDDHFKLRINGKELTVNGDRQSAEMYKKYRKLIQEKFGDGYTFDEDSNEEMNMSFSF, encoded by the coding sequence ATGAACATGCTTCGACCTTACTTATCTGACACACTTGTGCAAGCCCTTGGGTGGACATTTCTCCACTCTTTGTGGGTAGGGGCACTGTTAAGCGTTATTTTTCTCGGTGTGAGATGGATCATGAAGTCTTACAGTGCGCAGTCCAAATATGTAGCCGGACTTTCATTCCTTAGCTTGCTCCCCGCCATTATGCTGCTGATTTTTGTTTACACTTTTAACGAGTTGGCCCATGTGAGCCCTTCCAGCACGCCGGAGATGGAGGTGGGCACAACCCAGCTGGCTGAGTTTACCACAGGAGCTGCTGATGTAGTATCGCAAACGGCTGAAGTACCATTTTATGTAGGATGGCTGGACGAAATCAGGACTTATTATTTTTACAAATACCATTCGTTTCTGGTGACAGTTTGGCTTATTGGAGTGGCCTTGCTGTCAGCTCAAAATATTGGAGGCTACTTCTATTCCGGGAGGCTTCGCAAGCAGGGACTTTTAGAGCCCGGTGAGGAGTTGATAAAAGCATTTAATTCATTGCTTAAAGCTTCCGGAGTGAGTAAAGGCGTCCTCCTTATGGAGTCCCTACTCGTGAAGGCGCCAGTGCTTGTGGGCTATTTTAAACCCGTCATTTTGCTCCCAATCGGCCTGGCATCCAGCTTGTCGGCCAGCGAAGTGGAGGCTATCCTTGCCCACGAAATAGCCCATATTCGTCGCCATGATTTCCTTGTCAATATCCTGCAGTGCTGCGTGGAGGTGCTTTTCTTTTATCACCCTGGTGTTTGGGTGATTGGCTCAGCCATCAGAAGCGAAAGAGAAAACTGCTGTGATGATATAGCCGTCCGGTTAAGTGGCAACAGCATGAGCCTGGCTTTGGCACTCACCCATGTGGAAGAGTGGAAACTGACCAGCAACGTGGCCTTAGGGTTTTCAGGTAATAGAAACTCATTACTCAATAGAATAAAAAGGATAATCAACGACAAAACAATGAAAGCACAAAACAGAGACGGTAATTTGCTGGCCATAGCCATTATTGCCGGCCTTTGCCTGAGCACGCTCACGGCATTGAAAGGAATCGATTATGAAATGGTACAAGAAATACCCGCTCAGGAGGAAGTGGCGCAGGAGCCAATAGAGGTGGAGCCAGCAATAGAGATGACAGAGCCTGTTCAATCTGAGGAGCCTTTTGTAGTTGCTGAAGTTGAACCTGTGGAAGAGCGTGAAGCCACTGTAGCGGTGGTGGTAAGCGCTGACACATTGATTCAAGGGGAAGCTGCTCCATTGCCAGCGCTGGCCCCGGTGAGCGATCGGGCTAGTATGCTCCCTTTACCAGGAACTCCCCCCTTACCCCCAATGGATGCGGTTTTGCAGGCAGGTTCTCCCGACATGTACTCGCTGGCAGCCCCGAGAGCCAGGTGGAGCTATTCCCAGTCAGCTGATAGGGTATGGGAGGCAGCAGCAACAGGAAGCGACACTGTCGTTTGGGATGCGCCCGCACCTGCAGACACACGGGAATTTGCAATGCACATGCAGGATATGGCCCGGGAAATGGCTCATATGCAAGAGCACATGGCGAGGGAAATGGCTGAAAGGGCTGTTGAAATGAGCAAGGCCGCAGAGAACATGTCGCTTCATCATGAGGAAATGGCCTCAGAAATGGCCCGACATCAGCAGGAGATGGCCGAGGAAATGGCGGAACGACACAGGGAAATGGCAGAAAAGCATGCGTTAATGGCGCAGGAATTTGGTGAAAAACATCAGGAAGAAATGCTGAAGCATCAGGAGGAAATGATGAATGAGCAAAAAAAGATGTTTGCTATTCAGCAGACTGAAATGAAGAAGATGGAAGCCGAAATGAGATTGCACGAGGAGAAAATGAAGGTCTTCGAGAAGGAACTCAGGTCAGAGCTGGTGAAGGATGGTATTATCTCTTTAAAGGACGACCATTTCAAACTAAGGATCAACGGGAAAGAGCTGACGGTTAATGGAGACAGGCAGTCTGCCGAGATGTACAAAAAGTACCGAAAACTTATTCAGGAGAAGTTTGGCGATGGCTACACGTTTGATGAGGATAGCAATGAAGAAATGAACATGAGTTTTAGTTTTTAA
- a CDS encoding DinB family protein: MAKADDIEKSVMVGYGTFASMSENEWTQKPAPDKWSKKEILGHLIDSAQNNLRRFIVSQHEPDDKIYYHQDEWVRCQNYQSADIGELQQLWLLINKQLVRTVRNIPAAALKNTCDTGKEAVELHTLAFLIEDYHAHMLHHLKQITG; this comes from the coding sequence ATGGCGAAGGCAGATGACATAGAAAAGTCAGTAATGGTCGGTTATGGCACTTTCGCCTCCATGAGTGAAAATGAATGGACTCAAAAGCCTGCGCCCGACAAGTGGTCTAAAAAAGAAATACTCGGGCACTTGATCGATAGCGCTCAAAACAACCTTCGTCGGTTCATTGTATCCCAGCACGAGCCTGATGACAAGATATACTATCATCAGGATGAATGGGTGCGGTGTCAGAACTACCAGTCGGCAGATATCGGCGAGCTTCAACAGCTTTGGCTGCTTATCAATAAACAGCTTGTGCGAACAGTCAGAAATATTCCAGCTGCGGCACTAAAGAACACCTGTGACACCGGCAAGGAGGCTGTTGAACTCCACACGCTGGCGTTTCTTATCGAAGACTACCACGCCCATATGCTCCACCACCTGAAGCAAATAACAGGCTAG
- a CDS encoding TMEM175 family protein — MNKNRLEAFSDGVLAIIITIMVLEMKVPHGTSFASLKPLFPVFLSYILSFVYLGIYWNNHHHLLHAARVVSGGVLWANLHLLFWLSLVPFVTGWMGENHFAPVPVALYGFVLLMAAVSYFILQTKIIKANGKDSVLAKALGSDAKGKASPVLYIIAIGCSFINEWIACGIYGLVALMWLIPDRRIEKKLKEGTN, encoded by the coding sequence ATGAACAAGAACAGACTTGAGGCATTCAGCGATGGGGTGCTGGCGATCATCATCACCATTATGGTGCTGGAAATGAAAGTACCGCATGGGACTAGTTTTGCCTCACTTAAGCCATTGTTCCCTGTTTTTCTCAGCTATATCCTAAGCTTTGTCTACCTGGGTATTTACTGGAATAATCACCACCACTTGTTACATGCAGCCCGGGTGGTGAGTGGCGGCGTGCTTTGGGCGAATCTTCATTTGCTGTTTTGGCTGTCACTTGTACCCTTTGTTACCGGATGGATGGGCGAAAATCATTTCGCCCCAGTGCCCGTTGCGTTGTACGGTTTTGTGCTTCTTATGGCAGCTGTCTCCTACTTTATTTTGCAAACAAAAATTATCAAAGCTAACGGAAAGGACTCAGTGCTAGCCAAAGCACTTGGAAGCGACGCCAAAGGGAAGGCATCACCCGTGCTCTATATTATCGCCATCGGGTGTTCTTTCATCAATGAGTGGATTGCCTGTGGCATTTATGGTTTGGTGGCTTTAATGTGGCTCATTCCCGACAGGCGCATAGAAAAGAAGTTAAAAGAAGGCACCAATTAA
- a CDS encoding ThuA domain-containing protein — MMNKTLTTFCLLLCAASMFAQDLKPFELTDAWLASVDEIAPSSTTVSVRKKKTLLIFSLHTGFEHWTIPHTEAVVKLIAEKSGAFKVVTSKDISVFEIDNLKNYDAVVLNNNCSISDERNIFWDVLKTDSTLTEQVARMKAKQLEDNLLSYVDRGGGLVVLHGAITMENKSDNFSQMVGGSFDYHPKQQNIAVKLVDPKHPMVQAFGGEGFEHIDEAYIFNNAYSQLNFHPLLYMEADKISGLKEPIGDNIKYISWIKRYGKGHVFYSSPSHNAQAFENPKLLRFLLDGMQYAVGDLKCDDSPMK, encoded by the coding sequence ATGATGAACAAAACCCTAACTACATTTTGCCTGCTTTTGTGTGCTGCTTCGATGTTCGCTCAGGACTTGAAACCTTTCGAGTTAACGGACGCCTGGCTTGCTAGCGTGGATGAAATCGCTCCATCTTCTACTACAGTCTCCGTAAGGAAAAAGAAGACCCTACTTATTTTCTCCCTGCATACCGGCTTTGAGCACTGGACGATTCCACACACTGAAGCGGTGGTGAAACTGATCGCTGAGAAGAGCGGGGCGTTTAAAGTAGTAACCTCAAAAGACATAAGCGTCTTTGAAATAGACAACCTAAAGAATTACGACGCTGTTGTGCTCAATAATAACTGCTCGATAAGTGATGAACGAAATATATTCTGGGACGTCTTGAAAACAGACAGCACGCTTACCGAACAGGTGGCACGCATGAAAGCAAAACAGCTGGAAGACAACCTGCTCAGCTATGTGGATCGTGGTGGTGGGTTGGTGGTGCTGCACGGGGCCATAACGATGGAAAATAAGTCGGACAACTTTAGCCAGATGGTAGGTGGGAGCTTTGATTATCACCCGAAGCAGCAAAACATTGCCGTGAAACTGGTAGATCCCAAACACCCGATGGTTCAGGCATTTGGCGGTGAGGGGTTTGAGCACATAGACGAAGCTTATATCTTTAATAATGCCTACTCACAACTTAATTTTCATCCGCTGCTCTATATGGAAGCGGATAAAATATCCGGGCTTAAAGAGCCCATTGGCGACAATATTAAGTACATCTCGTGGATCAAGCGCTATGGCAAGGGGCACGTTTTTTATTCATCGCCATCACACAATGCCCAGGCATTTGAAAACCCAAAGCTACTGAGGTTCCTGCTGGACGGAATGCAATACGCAGTGGGTGATCTTAAATGTGACGACTCGCCGATGAAGTAA
- a CDS encoding Gfo/Idh/MocA family protein, translating into MRKLAMLGGGFIGRFYTDSIQGYRNKDKVVSIYARREETATQFAKDYNVKHWTTDMEEAIAHPEVEVVCVALPNNLHEQAVLLCCKHKKAVICTKPLARNAAEAKRMLEAVEKAGIFAGYLEDLVYTPKHIKAHESVMNGALGRILWAKSRETHPGPHSNWFWDMEQAGGGCMLDLGCHCVEIARSYIGKDIRPVEVMCWADTQVKPIDAEDHGIALVKYENGAIGQFEVSWTFRGGMDLRDEVMGTEGTIWINSFLRTGFEMFTTGKGADYVAEKAESNTGWLFPVGDEMNELGYNHMFMDMFDAIEEGREAKETFYDGYVVNCILDACYKSAKTKQWEPVQLDIWRGKTGVTKDGHLVEYDADHYLVKEEMTHYGAKKLILKEKATGKFIERVEK; encoded by the coding sequence ATGAGAAAATTAGCTATGCTTGGTGGTGGCTTTATTGGCCGCTTCTACACTGACTCCATTCAAGGCTACCGCAACAAAGACAAAGTGGTAAGCATATATGCCCGCCGGGAGGAAACCGCCACCCAGTTTGCCAAAGACTACAACGTAAAACACTGGACTACCGATATGGAAGAGGCCATTGCCCACCCCGAAGTGGAGGTGGTCTGCGTGGCGCTTCCAAACAACCTTCATGAGCAAGCCGTGTTACTCTGTTGCAAACATAAAAAAGCAGTTATCTGCACGAAGCCCCTGGCACGAAACGCAGCAGAAGCCAAACGCATGCTGGAAGCAGTGGAGAAGGCGGGTATTTTTGCCGGCTACCTCGAAGACCTCGTGTACACACCCAAGCACATCAAAGCCCACGAAAGTGTAATGAATGGTGCGCTGGGCCGTATCCTTTGGGCCAAATCGAGAGAAACCCACCCGGGACCGCACAGCAACTGGTTTTGGGACATGGAGCAGGCCGGTGGCGGCTGTATGCTGGATTTGGGCTGTCATTGTGTGGAAATTGCCCGCAGCTACATCGGCAAAGACATCAGGCCTGTGGAGGTGATGTGCTGGGCCGACACACAAGTAAAGCCTATTGATGCGGAAGACCATGGCATAGCCCTGGTGAAGTACGAAAACGGAGCCATTGGCCAGTTTGAGGTCAGCTGGACATTCCGTGGCGGCATGGACTTGAGAGACGAAGTGATGGGTACCGAAGGCACGATTTGGATCAACAGCTTCCTGCGCACTGGCTTCGAAATGTTCACCACTGGCAAGGGAGCTGACTATGTAGCCGAAAAAGCGGAAAGCAATACCGGCTGGCTATTTCCCGTAGGTGATGAAATGAATGAGTTAGGCTACAACCACATGTTCATGGACATGTTCGATGCCATAGAAGAAGGCAGGGAGGCAAAGGAAACGTTTTATGATGGCTATGTGGTGAACTGCATCCTCGATGCTTGCTACAAGTCTGCCAAAACCAAGCAATGGGAACCTGTGCAGCTCGACATTTGGCGTGGCAAGACAGGTGTAACTAAAGACGGCCACCTGGTAGAATATGACGCTGACCACTACCTGGTGAAAGAGGAGATGACTCATTATGGAGCCAAAAAATTGATCCTAAAAGAAAAAGCTACCGGGAAATTTATAGAAAGGGTGGAGAAGTAA
- a CDS encoding nucleoside permease — translation MKLTTGISLSIMMLLEYFVWGAWYVTMGTYMSEHLGSTGIHIGAAYSALAIATMISPFFVGMVADRFFAAQKIMGVLHLLGAALLFLATQVADNSSFYWIIMAYSLLYMPTIALSNSIAFGQMTDPGKQFPWIRVFGTLGWIVAGLMIGFLGIEKTPSTFVMAAVVSAALGVFSFMLPNTPPKGGEDASAALGTEAFVLFKDKPYLIFFIAAILVCIPLSFYYGFANPFLNDVGMENAASKMTLGQVSEAVFILAIPFLFNNIGVKKMLLLGMAAWILRYVCFAYGNVDTGMWMLYAGIILHGICYDFFFVTGYMYTEKKAGAKIKNAAQGLFTFATYGVGMTIGTWFSGYAVDMYTTDGVKDWTSIWWVPAFIAIGVMIYFILFFREKKEVKVAA, via the coding sequence ATGAAGCTAACTACCGGTATTTCACTTTCCATTATGATGCTCCTCGAATACTTCGTGTGGGGCGCCTGGTATGTCACCATGGGCACTTATATGTCAGAACACCTTGGGTCAACCGGCATCCACATCGGAGCCGCCTATAGTGCCCTGGCCATTGCCACCATGATTTCACCGTTTTTTGTGGGCATGGTAGCCGACAGGTTTTTTGCCGCACAAAAAATCATGGGAGTGCTTCATCTGCTGGGAGCGGCATTGCTGTTCCTGGCCACGCAGGTAGCTGACAACTCTTCTTTTTATTGGATCATCATGGCCTACTCATTGCTTTATATGCCGACCATCGCCCTCTCCAACAGTATTGCCTTCGGGCAAATGACGGATCCGGGCAAGCAATTCCCCTGGATTAGAGTGTTCGGAACCCTTGGCTGGATTGTGGCTGGCTTGATGATTGGCTTTTTGGGGATTGAAAAAACGCCTTCTACCTTCGTGATGGCGGCCGTAGTTTCTGCTGCACTTGGCGTATTTAGTTTTATGCTACCCAACACTCCTCCGAAGGGTGGTGAAGATGCCTCAGCAGCACTAGGCACCGAAGCTTTCGTCCTCTTCAAGGACAAACCCTACCTGATCTTTTTCATAGCTGCCATTTTGGTATGTATCCCTCTTTCATTCTACTATGGCTTTGCCAACCCGTTCCTTAACGATGTCGGGATGGAAAACGCCGCTTCCAAAATGACCTTGGGGCAAGTGTCTGAAGCTGTATTTATTCTCGCCATACCTTTCTTGTTCAACAATATCGGTGTGAAGAAAATGCTATTGCTCGGCATGGCTGCCTGGATTCTCCGCTACGTGTGTTTTGCCTACGGAAATGTGGACACTGGCATGTGGATGCTCTATGCAGGGATTATCCTTCACGGCATTTGCTACGACTTCTTCTTCGTCACGGGCTACATGTATACCGAAAAGAAGGCTGGAGCAAAAATCAAGAACGCAGCCCAGGGGCTTTTCACATTCGCTACATATGGTGTGGGTATGACGATAGGCACCTGGTTCTCAGGCTATGCAGTAGACATGTACACCACTGATGGTGTGAAAGACTGGACAAGCATTTGGTGGGTCCCAGCCTTTATTGCCATTGGTGTGATGATCTATTTTATCCTTTTCTTCAGAGAGAAGAAGGAGGTAAAAGTGGCAGCCTGA
- a CDS encoding phytanoyl-CoA dioxygenase family protein, with translation MARVLSDKEVHSYQQEGFIIIKNFFSKEEIDKLYKVATGDQVMKENAVDLNDQTGKKTRLTLWFKPGDDIYSLLVRSKRMVKSVEKLLDSPSPVCHFHSKLMQKEPKVGGAWEWHQDYGYWYKNQFLYPEQLTSVMIALTEANKANGCLQIIRGSHKMGRVNHGFTGEQVGADMVMVDHALATLEHMYVELQPGDALFFHPNLLHRSEANTSDKPRWSLISCYNSLSNPAYNDDSLGWREPISMVDDDALMKAAAVGASSQSDFLKKEKDPALKETGWEKEVVTK, from the coding sequence ATGGCACGTGTCTTGTCAGACAAAGAAGTTCATTCCTATCAACAAGAAGGCTTCATAATCATCAAAAATTTCTTCAGCAAGGAAGAAATAGACAAGCTTTACAAGGTGGCCACTGGCGATCAGGTAATGAAAGAGAATGCTGTCGATTTGAATGACCAAACCGGCAAGAAAACCAGGCTAACTCTCTGGTTCAAACCAGGCGACGATATCTACAGCCTATTGGTGCGAAGTAAGCGAATGGTGAAATCCGTTGAGAAGCTCCTTGATAGCCCATCCCCTGTTTGCCATTTCCATTCCAAACTCATGCAAAAAGAGCCTAAGGTTGGCGGAGCCTGGGAGTGGCACCAGGACTATGGCTATTGGTACAAAAACCAGTTTCTATATCCGGAGCAGCTCACCAGCGTAATGATCGCCCTTACCGAGGCCAACAAGGCCAATGGGTGTCTTCAGATCATCAGGGGGTCACACAAAATGGGCCGTGTCAACCACGGCTTCACCGGCGAACAGGTGGGTGCCGACATGGTGATGGTGGATCACGCTTTGGCAACACTGGAGCACATGTATGTAGAGCTACAGCCAGGTGATGCGCTTTTCTTCCATCCCAATCTTTTGCACCGGTCGGAAGCCAATACATCCGACAAGCCCCGCTGGTCACTTATTTCTTGCTACAACTCACTTTCTAACCCAGCTTACAACGACGATTCTCTGGGATGGCGTGAGCCAATTTCGATGGTGGACGATGATGCACTGATGAAGGCCGCAGCCGTCGGAGCTTCCTCCCAGTCCGATTTCCTGAAAAAGGAAAAAGACCCCGCACTAAAAGAAACAGGCTGGGAAAAAGAGGTTGTCACAAAGTAG
- a CDS encoding gluconate:H+ symporter: protein MSIFIILLCILVLVLLITWGKVNPFLAFLVVSIGAGLALGIPLEDVAGSVQKGIGGLLGDLVIVIGLGAMLGKLVAESGAAQKISQVLMNSFGEKNIQWALMATGFVVGIPLFYNVGFVLLVPLIFSVTYQYKLPAVYIGIPMLAALSVTHGFLPPHPSPAALVGQLNADMGLTLLYGFIVAVPTIIVAGPIFARTLKGIDSKPLATFQAKPLPDDQLPSGFTSFFSALLPVVLLASAALLNRFGDFSGGTAKMVSFFSDATIVMIISLAVATYSIGLACKKKMSEVMGYYTEAIKDVAPILLIVGGAGALKQVFSDSGVSVEIGALLQNMDIHPLILGWMIAAFIRVCIGSATVAGLTSAGILAPIMPQLGVDPNLMVLAVGAGSLMFSHVNDSGFWMYKEYFNVSIKDTILSWSLMETVVSVVGMAVVLLIDLFI, encoded by the coding sequence ATGTCGATATTCATCATCCTGCTTTGCATCCTCGTGCTTGTTCTGCTAATCACCTGGGGCAAGGTCAATCCATTTCTGGCCTTTCTTGTAGTTTCCATTGGTGCCGGGTTGGCATTGGGCATCCCCCTTGAAGATGTGGCGGGTTCTGTGCAAAAGGGTATCGGTGGTCTCCTGGGCGACCTTGTCATCGTAATTGGCCTCGGTGCCATGTTGGGTAAACTGGTGGCGGAAAGTGGTGCTGCCCAAAAAATCAGTCAGGTGCTGATGAACTCCTTTGGAGAGAAAAATATACAGTGGGCCTTGATGGCTACCGGCTTTGTGGTGGGCATTCCACTGTTTTATAATGTAGGGTTTGTGCTGCTGGTGCCTCTTATTTTTTCGGTGACTTACCAGTACAAGCTGCCTGCCGTGTATATCGGAATTCCCATGCTTGCAGCGTTATCTGTGACTCATGGGTTTTTGCCACCCCATCCATCACCCGCTGCGCTGGTTGGTCAGCTGAATGCCGACATGGGGCTGACGCTTTTGTATGGCTTCATTGTGGCAGTGCCAACCATCATTGTTGCCGGACCAATATTTGCCCGTACGCTGAAGGGAATTGACTCCAAGCCGCTGGCTACTTTTCAGGCCAAGCCATTGCCTGACGATCAGCTTCCAAGTGGGTTCACCAGCTTTTTCTCTGCACTGCTGCCGGTAGTTTTGCTGGCAAGTGCGGCACTTTTGAATAGATTTGGCGACTTTTCTGGAGGAACAGCTAAGATGGTTTCTTTCTTTTCTGACGCCACCATTGTGATGATTATTTCGCTGGCCGTTGCCACCTATTCCATTGGACTTGCTTGCAAAAAGAAGATGAGCGAGGTGATGGGCTACTACACAGAGGCCATTAAAGACGTTGCTCCCATTCTGTTGATTGTAGGAGGAGCCGGTGCTTTGAAACAAGTATTTAGCGATAGCGGAGTAAGTGTTGAGATAGGGGCTTTACTGCAAAACATGGACATTCATCCCCTGATCCTGGGCTGGATGATAGCCGCTTTTATAAGGGTTTGTATCGGGTCGGCTACGGTGGCTGGATTAACCTCTGCCGGTATTCTGGCTCCAATTATGCCGCAGCTCGGAGTGGACCCTAACCTCATGGTGCTGGCTGTCGGCGCTGGTAGCCTGATGTTTTCACACGTCAACGACTCTGGCTTCTGGATGTACAAAGAATATTTCAACGTGAGCATCAAAGACACCATTCTTTCATGGTCGCTGATGGAAACTGTTGTTTCTGTGGTGGGTATGGCTGTGGTGTTACTGATCGACTTGTTTATATGA